The proteins below are encoded in one region of Phytoactinopolyspora mesophila:
- a CDS encoding AraC family transcriptional regulator, with protein sequence MTQVRTWIEYEERFDAVLTHIYDHLDEPLDLVRLAEVAGFSPRHWHRIFVSAFGESLPALVKRVRLQRAVSLLVSGTMPVRRIGRECGYPDLSSFTRAFRAATGTTPAQYRDSGTHVDLRLARAHMDPQAFEADVRALPPVKCIAARHRGSYLTIDRTFHDLRIWLAAHGHDLADQEMYGVYLSDPTRTAEADLEAMACATRPPGLTGELEPLSPDAVDVEYFAIRGGPYAALTHVGAYADMPDTYNWLFGHWVPHSGRQLSDDPVVEHYVTNPQDNSPTANTVELLLPLVPDIAGR encoded by the coding sequence ATGACCCAGGTTCGAACGTGGATCGAGTACGAAGAGCGATTCGACGCGGTCCTCACCCACATCTATGACCACCTGGATGAGCCCTTGGACCTGGTCAGGCTCGCCGAAGTCGCCGGGTTCTCCCCGAGGCACTGGCACCGAATCTTCGTGTCGGCGTTCGGTGAGTCCCTGCCCGCGCTCGTCAAGAGGGTGCGCCTCCAGCGGGCGGTATCCCTGTTGGTCTCGGGCACGATGCCCGTTCGCCGGATCGGGCGCGAGTGCGGCTATCCGGACCTTTCATCCTTCACCCGAGCGTTCAGGGCCGCAACGGGGACCACCCCGGCCCAGTACCGCGATAGTGGAACGCACGTCGATCTTCGCCTGGCTCGCGCCCACATGGATCCCCAAGCCTTCGAGGCGGATGTGCGGGCGCTGCCGCCGGTCAAGTGCATCGCGGCACGACACCGCGGCTCCTATCTAACGATCGATCGGACATTCCACGACCTGCGAATTTGGCTCGCGGCTCACGGCCACGACCTTGCCGATCAGGAGATGTACGGCGTGTACCTCTCGGACCCGACCCGAACGGCGGAAGCGGACCTGGAGGCGATGGCGTGTGCGACCCGGCCGCCCGGACTTACCGGCGAGCTGGAACCGTTGTCGCCCGATGCGGTCGACGTCGAGTACTTCGCGATACGAGGCGGCCCGTACGCTGCGCTCACGCACGTCGGTGCCTATGCGGACATGCCCGACACATACAACTGGCTCTTCGGGCACTGGGTACCCCACAGCGGCCGTCAGCTCTCCGACGATCCGGTCGTCGAGCACTACGTCACGAACCCGCAGGACAATTCTCCGACCGCCAACACGGTCGAGTTGCTGCTCCCTCTCGTGCCAGACATCGCCGGGCGATAG
- a CDS encoding DUF1801 domain-containing protein — protein MSAGNEISGPCRPEVATAYGQLAAPVRDALLSVRELIFTTVMELPATGGVREYLAWGQPAYRPLRDGVGTAIRLGEHGPGVPALLVHCRTSLIQEFRSFAARMDFRGRRAVLLDPGGPLPLAELRIMIELAFSYHERRGGMVHAGATG, from the coding sequence ATGAGTGCCGGCAACGAGATTTCCGGGCCGTGCCGCCCCGAGGTGGCAACGGCCTACGGGCAACTCGCCGCTCCTGTACGCGACGCGCTGCTGTCGGTGCGCGAGTTGATCTTCACGACCGTCATGGAGCTTCCGGCGACGGGCGGCGTGCGTGAGTACCTGGCGTGGGGGCAGCCCGCATACCGTCCTCTACGCGACGGGGTCGGGACGGCGATTCGACTCGGTGAGCACGGCCCTGGCGTGCCTGCACTGCTGGTCCATTGCCGAACGTCGCTCATTCAAGAGTTCCGGAGCTTCGCCGCGCGCATGGACTTCAGAGGCCGCAGGGCGGTGCTCCTGGACCCGGGAGGTCCGTTGCCGCTCGCCGAGCTCCGGATCATGATCGAGCTCGCATTCAGCTACCATGAGCGGCGAGGTGGCATGGTGCACGCGGGCGCAACTGGTTAG
- a CDS encoding GyrI-like domain-containing protein, with amino-acid sequence MTITPRQFRAETFTVLGDGIRTNGAASAADIPALWKKVLTDDALSAVPGRLADDVYAVYTNLEHAGRSREGWFTFIIGVAVDPSTIIPEGMTMTSVPASERLEFAVPDRDPARVLEAWKAAWDYDDARKTFICEYERYGADGSVSVNLGVN; translated from the coding sequence ATGACGATCACTCCCCGGCAGTTTCGCGCAGAGACTTTCACCGTCCTCGGCGACGGGATCCGTACCAACGGTGCCGCGTCGGCTGCCGATATCCCGGCGCTGTGGAAGAAGGTCCTGACCGACGACGCCCTCAGCGCCGTGCCGGGACGCCTCGCCGACGACGTCTACGCCGTTTACACCAACCTCGAGCACGCTGGTCGCAGCAGAGAGGGCTGGTTCACCTTCATCATCGGGGTGGCTGTCGATCCCTCGACGATAATTCCGGAAGGTATGACAATGACCTCGGTCCCCGCTTCGGAGCGACTTGAATTCGCCGTCCCCGACCGTGATCCTGCACGCGTTCTGGAAGCCTGGAAAGCGGCCTGGGACTACGACGATGCGCGCAAGACGTTCATCTGCGAATACGAGCGGTACGGAGCCGACGGCTCAGTCTCCGTCAACCTCGGCGTGAACTGA
- a CDS encoding PadR family transcriptional regulator, with the protein MDTTQLLKGVLDLAVLAVLRDSDGYGYDVVRRLRAAGLDEVADASVYGTLRRLYRSGALTTYLVPSVEGPHRKYYSLNGVGRDMLRRSGKTWHEFVGTMAGLLGDQGKEAA; encoded by the coding sequence ATGGACACCACCCAGCTCCTCAAGGGCGTACTCGACCTCGCAGTGCTGGCCGTCCTCCGGGATTCCGACGGCTACGGGTATGACGTCGTGCGCCGGCTACGTGCGGCCGGGCTCGACGAGGTCGCCGATGCCTCGGTCTATGGGACGCTGCGCCGCCTCTACCGGTCCGGCGCACTCACCACGTACCTGGTGCCGTCCGTGGAGGGGCCACATCGGAAGTACTACAGCCTGAACGGTGTCGGCCGGGACATGCTCCGGCGCTCCGGCAAGACATGGCACGAATTCGTCGGCACCATGGCAGGGTTGCTGGGTGACCAGGGCAAGGAGGCAGCGTGA
- a CDS encoding response regulator transcription factor, giving the protein MRVLVVEDDNSFADALSTALRRHGHDVVRAESGEQALAAPASDLVLLDLGLPDIDGIQVLRRIRERSQVGVIAITARGEESQRVLGLRNGADDYLVKPFGMAELSARMDAVRRRIGAQAPPSQRLRLGPIEIDLSERTVFCGNTSVTLTRKEFDLLAALVRAGGTVLTREDIMTQVWQTSWHGVARTLEVHVASLRAKLGAPELIQTVRGVGYRLAVVPATAGTD; this is encoded by the coding sequence ATGCGCGTACTGGTCGTCGAAGATGACAACAGCTTTGCCGATGCGCTGAGCACGGCTCTGCGCCGGCACGGCCATGACGTGGTGCGCGCGGAATCCGGCGAACAGGCCTTGGCCGCACCGGCGTCCGACCTCGTGCTCCTCGACCTCGGCCTGCCGGACATCGACGGCATCCAGGTGCTGCGCCGCATCCGCGAACGCAGCCAGGTAGGTGTCATCGCCATCACGGCGCGCGGAGAGGAATCGCAGCGTGTCCTGGGCCTGCGCAACGGCGCCGACGATTACCTCGTCAAGCCGTTCGGCATGGCAGAGCTTTCGGCCCGAATGGACGCCGTGCGACGACGGATCGGCGCCCAGGCACCGCCCAGCCAACGGCTCCGGCTCGGCCCCATCGAAATCGACCTTTCCGAACGCACTGTCTTCTGCGGCAACACATCGGTCACCCTGACGCGCAAAGAATTCGATCTGCTCGCCGCTCTGGTCCGGGCCGGCGGAACGGTGCTCACCCGCGAGGACATCATGACCCAGGTGTGGCAGACCAGCTGGCACGGCGTGGCGCGAACGCTGGAAGTCCACGTCGCCAGCCTGCGGGCCAAACTCGGCGCGCCAGAGCTGATCCAGACCGTACGGGGCGTCGGATACCGCCTGGCCGTCGTGCCCGCCACGGCCGGCACGGACTGA
- a CDS encoding TAXI family TRAP transporter solute-binding subunit, producing MKRLLEPARIGSRPYSRGFLATLSAGAALLVGLAACSEPGPSGDLRIATGGPGGVYFDYGHGMADAVRAHLPDLSPEVLETAASLDNIRMVVGGDAEVAFSLADSVSLAVNGDDPFGEPQPVRALARLYDNYVHFVVAAESDIWSLDDLRGHPVSTGAAGSGTEVIVDRLLEVAAMDPASDIMRHRLNIDESAVALAAGEISAFFFSAGLPTAAISELADAERIRLIDLSEQVPQMRERFGELYSERSIPRSMYGLETTTTIGVPNYLVVREDMDESLAYELTALLFNARDELARAHQEARRLNLRAAFSTYPVELHAGAIRYYRAARSG from the coding sequence ATGAAACGGCTCTTGGAACCCGCGCGAATAGGGAGCCGCCCCTATTCGCGCGGGTTCTTAGCCACTCTCAGCGCGGGCGCTGCCTTGCTGGTGGGGTTGGCGGCGTGTTCGGAACCGGGACCGTCCGGCGACCTTCGGATCGCTACCGGTGGGCCGGGCGGGGTGTATTTCGACTACGGACACGGCATGGCCGACGCCGTGCGCGCGCATCTGCCCGATCTGAGCCCGGAGGTGCTCGAGACCGCCGCGTCGCTGGACAACATCCGCATGGTGGTCGGCGGCGACGCCGAAGTCGCGTTCAGCCTGGCCGACTCGGTGTCATTGGCGGTGAACGGCGACGACCCATTCGGCGAACCCCAGCCCGTGCGCGCCCTGGCTCGCCTGTACGACAACTACGTGCATTTCGTGGTGGCGGCCGAGTCCGACATCTGGTCCCTGGATGATCTGCGCGGACACCCCGTCTCGACCGGAGCGGCTGGGTCCGGTACCGAGGTGATCGTCGACCGGCTACTCGAGGTGGCTGCTATGGACCCGGCATCCGACATCATGCGCCATCGGCTGAACATCGACGAGTCAGCCGTTGCGCTCGCCGCCGGTGAGATCAGCGCGTTCTTCTTCTCCGCCGGGCTCCCTACGGCCGCGATCAGCGAGCTCGCCGACGCTGAGCGCATCCGGCTCATCGACCTGTCCGAACAGGTACCCCAGATGCGTGAGCGCTTCGGTGAGCTGTACTCCGAACGCAGCATTCCCCGGTCGATGTACGGGCTGGAAACGACGACGACCATCGGAGTGCCGAACTACCTGGTCGTGCGCGAGGACATGGACGAGTCGCTGGCGTATGAGCTGACAGCGCTGCTGTTCAACGCCCGGGACGAACTGGCACGGGCGCATCAGGAGGCCCGTCGGCTGAACCTTCGGGCGGCCTTCTCGACGTATCCGGTAGAGCTGCATGCAGGGGCGATTCGGTATTACCGGGCGGCCCGGTCGGGCTGA
- a CDS encoding TAXI family TRAP transporter solute-binding subunit, with product MQPRSFTAALAAVAGSALILTACSQPADQSSDEDSGSLSIATGTTSGIYYPVGGAMSEIINGELDDVSASAEATGASVENLRLLNSGDSDLAIVQGDAAYQAFHGAGEFEDGAIENQSLMVLYPNVYHAVSLESIHENLELNCFSDIAGHRFSVGAPGSGNELATNLVFDALGMSPDSDISRQRYAYAETARALRDGQVDAGSWVVGEGHGSLGELEATNPIHLIPICDDEVSQVTDEHPFYTPHTIDAGTYSTVTDDVQTIALWNIVAVSPDMSEERGYELAKTLYENVGSINQVYAAGEEYLNLETLEFSPVPLHPGVIKYAEEQGVTIPDELRP from the coding sequence ATGCAACCCCGATCTTTCACCGCCGCGCTGGCCGCCGTCGCCGGGTCCGCGCTGATTCTCACCGCATGTTCCCAACCGGCCGACCAGAGCAGTGACGAAGACTCCGGCAGCCTTTCCATCGCCACGGGCACCACCTCCGGCATCTACTACCCGGTTGGCGGGGCTATGTCAGAGATCATCAACGGCGAACTCGACGACGTCAGCGCCAGCGCGGAGGCGACGGGCGCGTCGGTCGAGAACCTGCGGCTGCTCAACAGCGGCGACAGCGACCTGGCCATCGTCCAGGGCGACGCCGCCTACCAGGCCTTCCACGGCGCGGGCGAGTTCGAGGACGGCGCGATCGAGAACCAGAGCCTGATGGTGCTGTATCCGAACGTGTACCACGCGGTGTCCCTGGAGTCGATTCATGAGAATCTCGAGCTCAACTGCTTCAGCGACATCGCCGGTCACCGCTTCTCCGTGGGCGCACCGGGAAGCGGAAACGAGCTCGCCACCAATCTCGTCTTCGACGCGTTGGGCATGTCCCCTGACTCGGACATATCCCGGCAGCGCTACGCCTACGCCGAGACTGCCCGAGCGCTTCGCGACGGCCAGGTCGACGCGGGCTCCTGGGTGGTCGGCGAAGGCCACGGCTCACTGGGAGAACTCGAAGCCACGAACCCCATCCACCTGATCCCCATCTGCGACGACGAAGTCAGCCAGGTGACCGACGAGCACCCGTTCTACACACCGCACACGATCGACGCGGGCACGTATTCGACCGTGACCGACGACGTACAGACCATCGCGTTGTGGAACATCGTGGCCGTCAGCCCGGACATGTCCGAAGAGCGCGGCTACGAACTGGCGAAGACGCTCTACGAGAACGTCGGCTCGATCAACCAGGTCTACGCCGCCGGCGAGGAGTACCTGAACCTGGAGACGCTCGAGTTCAGCCCAGTCCCGCTGCATCCGGGGGTGATCAAGTACGCCGAGGAACAGGGCGTGACGATCCCGGATGAGCTCCGGCCGTAG
- a CDS encoding TAXI family TRAP transporter solute-binding subunit, whose protein sequence is MTCAAVCATACSSSGPPGSDDEPNRLSIATGTTSGIYYPVGGAMSEIINGEIDGLSASVEATGASVENMRLLGRGDSDLAIAQGDVVYQAYHANGEFTGDAIESQSLMVLYPNVYHAVSLASVHADIGLDCFGDIAGHRFSVGAAGSGNELATNLVFDALDLSPESDITREQYAYADTARALLEGEIEAGSWVVGEEHASLSELEATSPIHLIPVCDDEREQVTRRHPFYRTHTIRAGTYATVEHDVLTIALWNVVAVSPEMSEERGYELAKTLYENVDAISQVYDSGARYLTLASLRNSPVPLHPGLVRYAEEQGFTVPEELKPGTGG, encoded by the coding sequence GTGACCTGTGCCGCTGTTTGCGCGACGGCCTGTTCCTCGTCAGGCCCGCCCGGCAGCGACGACGAGCCGAACCGGCTGTCGATCGCGACGGGGACCACCTCCGGCATCTACTACCCGGTAGGTGGAGCGATGTCGGAGATCATCAACGGCGAGATCGACGGGCTGAGCGCCAGCGTGGAAGCCACTGGGGCGTCGGTCGAGAACATGCGACTGCTCGGCCGCGGCGACAGCGACCTGGCCATCGCCCAAGGAGACGTCGTCTATCAGGCTTACCACGCCAATGGCGAGTTCACCGGGGACGCCATTGAATCGCAGAGCCTGATGGTGCTGTACCCGAACGTCTACCACGCGGTTTCGCTGGCGTCGGTTCATGCGGACATCGGGCTCGACTGCTTCGGCGACATCGCCGGCCATCGCTTCTCCGTCGGGGCAGCCGGCAGCGGCAACGAACTCGCCACCAACCTCGTCTTCGACGCGTTGGACCTCTCACCGGAGTCCGACATCACCCGGGAGCAGTACGCCTACGCCGACACCGCACGGGCATTGCTCGAGGGCGAGATCGAGGCGGGCTCGTGGGTGGTCGGAGAGGAACACGCCTCGCTGAGCGAACTCGAGGCAACCTCCCCGATCCACCTGATCCCGGTCTGCGACGACGAACGCGAGCAGGTCACGCGGCGACATCCCTTCTATCGGACACACACGATCCGGGCGGGTACATACGCAACGGTGGAGCACGACGTGCTGACCATCGCGTTGTGGAACGTCGTGGCCGTCAGCCCGGAGATGTCCGAGGAACGAGGCTACGAACTCGCCAAGACCTTGTACGAGAACGTCGATGCCATCAGCCAGGTGTACGACAGCGGCGCTCGCTACCTGACGCTGGCCTCGCTACGCAACAGTCCGGTTCCGTTGCATCCCGGGCTGGTGAGGTACGCCGAGGAACAAGGCTTCACGGTTCCCGAGGAACTCAAGCCGGGCACCGGCGGATGA
- a CDS encoding DUF1850 domain-containing protein, with the protein MTSDVCSARPRARSAVAAAALIVVTAIIALVLPVWPVLTVGPDDGPVQYLPLRDGEPFAVSFVHSLDHLPVEDWYHVDDGHIVQDSTRLQQFGAGMGHIAGIGRGQDAGEWWEITGMNRHIGELLIRAGSESVDHRLHHAEQIIPLSQCWAGQRVTVRPDRLSTLHRAALWFQSPGCAA; encoded by the coding sequence ATGACCAGCGACGTGTGCTCCGCTCGCCCCCGCGCACGATCTGCCGTCGCGGCCGCGGCGCTCATCGTCGTCACCGCAATCATTGCGCTGGTCCTGCCGGTCTGGCCGGTGCTCACCGTCGGCCCCGACGACGGACCGGTCCAATATCTGCCCCTGCGCGACGGCGAGCCGTTCGCGGTGAGTTTCGTGCATTCACTCGATCACCTGCCGGTCGAGGACTGGTATCACGTCGACGACGGTCACATCGTCCAAGACTCCACCAGGCTGCAACAGTTCGGCGCCGGCATGGGACACATCGCCGGCATCGGCCGTGGGCAGGACGCCGGCGAATGGTGGGAGATCACCGGCATGAACCGCCACATCGGGGAGCTGTTGATCCGGGCCGGTAGCGAAAGCGTCGACCACCGCCTTCACCACGCCGAACAGATCATCCCCTTGTCACAGTGCTGGGCCGGGCAACGGGTCACCGTCCGTCCGGACCGGCTCTCAACCCTGCACCGTGCCGCCCTGTGGTTTCAGTCACCGGGGTGCGCGGCGTGA
- a CDS encoding TRAP transporter permease, with product MSLSTPADQHAETAEPDGRDAPLWRQLGTARWGDGPVGVVAAYAVLLIAIGLGCFQLYTAISLDLDAFLQRVLHLMFVLVLVFLLRPAGKRAWARSAPMAVVDLLLVAAAMMVSLYIVLLFDEIVGRQGAPTTMDLAMGTVTILILLEACRRVIGLFMSVLVFCFLFYAWIGPLLPGLLHHDGYTFQRIVYHTYLFQEGIYGLALGVAATFVFMFIFFGAMLQKTGGGAFFIDIAYTLTGKYRGGPAKGAVVGSAMMGSVSGSAIANTVTTGAFTIPMMKKVGYKPHEAGGVEAAASTGGQLLPPIMGAGAFVMAELLGVPYTEIVKIAIIPAIMYFAVIFLFVDIVARRHGIQGLPKESLPRLRAVMAGGFHFLIPFVLLVYLLTQYMTPLLAGLYATAVLFGVAMLRASSRLNVRDVAEVFMLAARNTLGVTVATAAAGIIVGVVGLTGLGLKFSSMVVSVGGGHLFPTLIMVALASLVLGMGLPVTASYIVVAVLAVPALDDLGLPVIVAHMIVYWYSQDSNVTPPIALAGFAASGIAGSSPMRTGVAAWKFSKGLYLIPLLMAYSPLLLNGTLSEIVVAVLSGLVGLLTFAVAIEGFWLRKTTVVERVAAAGATALLLAPTTLTDVIGAVLALGVVVSQVHSYRRATTP from the coding sequence ATGAGCCTCAGCACACCAGCGGACCAGCACGCTGAAACGGCCGAACCGGACGGCCGAGATGCGCCGCTGTGGCGGCAGCTGGGAACCGCCCGCTGGGGCGACGGTCCGGTGGGGGTCGTCGCCGCCTACGCCGTCCTGCTCATCGCCATCGGCTTGGGCTGCTTCCAGCTGTACACCGCCATCAGCCTGGATCTTGATGCGTTCCTGCAGCGTGTCCTGCACCTGATGTTCGTGCTGGTGCTGGTCTTCCTGCTCCGGCCGGCCGGCAAGCGGGCGTGGGCGCGTTCGGCGCCGATGGCCGTCGTCGACCTGTTGCTCGTGGCCGCCGCGATGATGGTCAGCCTCTACATCGTGCTGCTCTTCGACGAGATCGTCGGCCGCCAGGGTGCGCCCACCACGATGGATCTGGCCATGGGCACCGTGACGATCCTGATACTGCTCGAAGCCTGCCGGCGGGTGATCGGGCTGTTCATGTCGGTGCTGGTGTTCTGCTTCTTGTTCTATGCGTGGATCGGGCCGCTGCTGCCAGGTCTACTCCACCACGACGGCTACACCTTCCAGCGCATCGTCTACCACACGTATCTGTTCCAGGAGGGCATCTACGGCCTGGCCCTCGGCGTGGCGGCGACCTTCGTGTTCATGTTCATCTTCTTCGGGGCGATGCTGCAGAAGACCGGCGGCGGAGCGTTCTTCATCGACATCGCCTACACCCTGACCGGGAAGTACCGCGGCGGTCCCGCCAAGGGCGCCGTGGTCGGCAGCGCCATGATGGGCTCGGTGTCCGGCAGCGCGATCGCCAACACGGTCACCACCGGCGCCTTCACCATCCCGATGATGAAGAAGGTCGGCTACAAGCCGCACGAGGCGGGCGGAGTCGAGGCCGCGGCGTCCACCGGCGGCCAGCTGCTACCGCCGATCATGGGCGCCGGAGCGTTCGTGATGGCCGAGCTCCTCGGGGTTCCGTACACGGAGATCGTCAAGATCGCGATCATCCCGGCCATCATGTACTTCGCGGTGATCTTCCTCTTCGTCGACATCGTGGCTCGCCGGCACGGTATCCAGGGGCTGCCCAAGGAGAGCCTGCCGCGGCTGCGCGCGGTGATGGCCGGAGGCTTCCACTTCCTTATTCCGTTCGTCCTGCTCGTGTACCTCCTGACGCAATACATGACGCCGCTGCTGGCCGGGCTGTATGCGACCGCCGTGTTGTTCGGCGTGGCGATGTTGCGCGCCAGCAGCCGGCTGAACGTCAGGGACGTCGCCGAGGTGTTCATGCTGGCGGCCCGTAACACGTTGGGCGTCACGGTCGCCACCGCGGCGGCGGGGATCATCGTGGGCGTCGTCGGGCTCACCGGGCTCGGGCTGAAGTTCTCCAGCATGGTCGTGAGCGTCGGTGGGGGCCACCTGTTCCCCACCCTCATCATGGTGGCGCTGGCCTCACTGGTGCTCGGCATGGGCCTGCCGGTCACGGCGTCGTACATCGTCGTCGCGGTGCTCGCCGTACCCGCGCTGGATGATCTGGGACTGCCAGTGATCGTCGCCCACATGATCGTCTACTGGTACAGCCAGGACTCGAACGTCACGCCGCCCATCGCCCTGGCTGGATTCGCCGCATCCGGCATCGCCGGGTCGAGTCCGATGCGTACCGGGGTCGCGGCGTGGAAGTTCTCAAAGGGTCTGTACCTGATACCGCTGCTCATGGCGTATTCGCCGCTGCTGCTCAACGGCACGTTGTCCGAGATCGTCGTCGCGGTGCTCAGCGGCCTGGTTGGCTTGCTGACCTTCGCCGTGGCCATCGAGGGGTTCTGGCTGCGCAAGACCACCGTCGTCGAACGGGTGGCCGCCGCCGGCGCCACCGCGCTGCTACTGGCACCGACCACGCTGACCGACGTCATCGGGGCTGTGCTGGCGCTCGGCGTCGTGGTGTCGCAGGTGCACAGCTACCGCCGCGCCACCACACCATGA
- a CDS encoding PspC domain-containing protein: MNSYYSPSRRGLSRPRNGRMLGGVCAGLARRFGMSPTTVRVLALISCLLPGPSVIIYLALWIVIPSD; encoded by the coding sequence ATGAACAGTTACTACTCCCCCAGCCGCAGAGGACTGTCCCGTCCCCGCAACGGACGCATGCTCGGCGGGGTGTGTGCCGGGCTGGCCCGGCGGTTCGGCATGAGCCCGACGACGGTGCGTGTGCTGGCCCTGATCTCGTGTCTGCTCCCTGGCCCGAGCGTGATCATCTACCTCGCCCTGTGGATCGTCATCCCGAGTGACTAA
- a CDS encoding adenosine deaminase — MAATGACNVASMSPTPEEIRSAPKVVLHDHLDGGLRPETIVDLAADHGHELPVPDADGLRTWFVDSADSGSLDRYLETFQHTVGVMQTREALVRVAAECAEDLAADGVVYAEVRYAPELHLDRELSLDDVVEAVQEGFRQGEQRAAEAGRPVKVATLLTAMRHAARSREIAELVIRYREAGVVGFDIAGAEAGFPPTRHLDAFEFLRRENAHFTIHAGEAFGLPSIWEALQWCGADRLGHGVRIVDDITMSDAGQPVLGRLAAYVRDKRIPLELCPSSNIQTGAASSIAEHPFGLLAKLRFRVTVNTDNRLMSATSMSREFSVLAEAFGYDLSDFQWFTVNALKSAFIPFDERLALINDVVKPGYAALVAQRTLAHLRPASR, encoded by the coding sequence ATGGCGGCCACGGGGGCGTGTAACGTCGCAAGCATGAGTCCTACGCCTGAGGAAATCCGCTCCGCTCCGAAGGTTGTCCTGCACGATCACCTCGACGGCGGGCTCCGGCCGGAAACCATCGTCGACCTGGCGGCCGACCACGGCCACGAGCTGCCGGTCCCCGACGCGGACGGACTGCGGACCTGGTTCGTCGACTCCGCAGATTCCGGTTCGCTCGACCGGTACCTGGAGACCTTCCAGCACACGGTGGGCGTCATGCAGACCCGTGAGGCGCTCGTCCGGGTCGCCGCGGAGTGTGCCGAAGACCTAGCCGCGGACGGCGTCGTCTATGCCGAGGTTCGTTACGCTCCTGAGCTGCACCTCGACCGCGAACTGAGCCTGGACGATGTCGTCGAAGCCGTTCAGGAGGGGTTCCGGCAGGGCGAGCAGCGTGCCGCCGAGGCCGGTCGCCCCGTCAAGGTGGCCACACTTCTCACCGCGATGCGGCACGCGGCGCGCTCCAGAGAGATCGCCGAACTGGTCATCCGGTACCGCGAGGCGGGGGTCGTGGGGTTCGACATCGCGGGCGCGGAGGCGGGTTTCCCGCCCACCCGCCATCTCGACGCGTTCGAATTCCTGCGACGGGAGAACGCGCATTTCACCATCCACGCCGGTGAGGCGTTCGGGTTGCCATCCATCTGGGAGGCGTTGCAGTGGTGCGGCGCGGACCGGCTGGGGCACGGTGTGCGTATCGTCGACGACATCACGATGAGCGATGCCGGTCAGCCTGTCCTGGGCCGCTTGGCCGCGTACGTGCGAGACAAGCGGATCCCGCTGGAGTTGTGTCCGTCGTCGAACATCCAGACCGGCGCGGCGTCGTCGATCGCCGAGCATCCGTTCGGCCTCCTGGCGAAGCTTCGGTTCCGGGTGACGGTCAACACCGACAACCGGCTCATGAGCGCGACGTCGATGTCGCGTGAGTTCAGCGTGCTTGCCGAGGCTTTCGGTTACGACCTGAGCGACTTCCAATGGTTCACGGTGAATGCGTTGAAGAGCGCTTTCATCCCGTTCGACGAGCGGTTGGCGCTGATCAACGACGTCGTGAAGCCCGGTTACGCCGCGTTGGTGGCGCAACGGACGCTGGCACATCTCCGGCCTGCGTCCCGGTGA